The genomic interval ATTTTCGTAAACGACAGGCATCATATCATAGCCTTCATAAATCATCTTTTGTGAAACGCTCGCCACTGTCATACTCGCTCTTGCAACATTAGCTCTTGTCATTACTTTATTGAGCGGAGTATCGTTTTTCTTATTTGTAACATCCCGCATGGCAACTACACCCACAACAACATTGTAAGTGTTGACGACGGCAAAACGACTGTCATTCGTTTTTTTAACTAAATCTAAAAAATCTTTGACTGTATCTTCTTCCCGTAAGGTTGCCCTTTTTTGATGAAAGACATCTCCGATCGTAATAATATCTTTTTTGATAAGTTCATTGGCCAAAGCGTGACTAATACGATTGGCAACGGTAAAGGTATCATAGGATGTCCGTAAAAGAGGAATTCCTAATTGATTAGCATAGTTGACAACTTCTTGGTCCACGTCAAAGCCCCCAGTAACTAAAACAGCATTCTGCTCTCTGAGGGCTAGATTTTGAATCTCTTTTCGGTCACCAACGATAACTAGACCATTGGGCGAGAGGTAGCGCTTGAAGGATTCTCTTTGCATGGCTGAAATGACAAATTTGCTGAATTCGACTTCTAATCCAGCAAGTCCACCTAAAACATCAGCATTAGCTATTTCTGCAAGTTTACCAAAGGTTAATCGATTGGCTACTTTTTGTCCTTTAACTGCCACTCTAACGGTTCCAGAACGGTCATTTACGGCTACCAAACCTAGTATTTCTGCTTCTTTGATTGCGCGATATGCCGTTCCGTCAGCGACTTTCATTCGATTGGCAATCCCACGTACACTGACTTGTTTACCAATTTCCAAACCTTCAATATAATTTAATATTTCTTCGTGCTTTGACATAAAACTTCAAATTTCCCCAATCTCTGAATTTTTTTGATAAATTTCATCGTCACTTTTTCCAAGTTCATATTGTTCAAAATCTCTAATTTTTTTGCTGTATTGATTCGTCCCTTTAAATTTTTTAACTAAGTGATAGCCTGATTTAAGGGCAACTTTTTTAGACGGAACATTTTCTTTATCAATCAATAAAATCAACTTTTTAAGTCCAAATTGTTCAAAAGAAAATTCTGTCAGTACTTTTAATGCTTCTGTCAGTAACCCTTGATTCCAATAATTTTGATTTAAAACATAACCAATTTCCGCAGACTGATTTTTATCAGAAATTTTCACAAAATGAATATCTCCAATCAGCCGATGTTCAGATTTCAACTCAATTGCCCATTTCCCTAAAGGACTTTTCATATAATCGTTAGCAATTGAAAAACGTGTTTCTGAAAGTGACAGATGCGGGGCAAAAACAAATTTTAGATTTTCAGGATTACCTGAATAGTCAAACATGTCCTCAGCGTCTTTTAAATCAAAGGGACGCAAAAGCAATCGCTTTGTTTCAATAATGCTAAACTCAGCTAATTTGACATAAATATTCATGGCACTCCTTTTTGAATGTTTTCATGATTTTAATTATATCATAGTTTTTAACACTAAATTTAATCATTAAGACCTGATAAAAATACAAGCCTATCTGTAAGTGCTAAAGCGCCAACAGCTACGCTTTGACGAAGCGAGTCTTCGCAACTACATCGCTGGCACGGCAGTGAAGATACGAACAATGAGGATTATGACCGAACGAAGCGGGAACGATAATTTTCCGCTGAGTGAGTAATAAGGTATCTAGGAAGGGCACCATAGTGGCTTCTGTCTGCGCGTTCACGCTTTAGCGTGTTATAAGCAGTGATACTTATATCAGAAAGTCTATGAAAAATGAATGAAGATTTGTAATTTTAGGGCTCATTATTCCTCTACTATGCTGAGCTATGTTATAATTTTTTTGGTAGAAAAAATGAATTATATAAAAATCAATTTAAAATTAAATAACCCCTTAGCTTTCTGGGCAAACTTTTCAGAAAGTGAGCGTTTCTTTTGGTTTGAACCTCAAAAAGAAACTTTTGTTATTGGCTGTGAGCGTTTGAAAGCCATTGACCTTGAACATGATAAGTTTTCTGACTATCCCTATCTCTTTCATAGTCAGACTTTTTTTGATGACATTAAAGGAGAACTTTGGGAAAATTTCGGTGGCGAAACCATTGCTTTTAAACATTATTTCGTTGTCAATAAGGAAAATTCTTACACCCTCACTTGTGATAGCCCACGAGAAATTCCTGAAATCACTATTCCAAAATTTAAGCATCAACTCACTGAAAAAGCTTCTGATTTTTCGGCTTGGCAAGAACTTTTTTATGCCATTCAAAAAAATTTTGCTGACGGAAAAAGTCGAAAAATTGTCGCTTCAAGAGAACTTGAATTTACAAGTCAAACCTCTTTTGAACTCGAAAGTATCATCCAAAATTTATTAGATAATAATCCAAATGCTT from Lactococcus lactis carries:
- a CDS encoding DRTGG domain-containing protein gives rise to the protein MSKHEEILNYIEGLEIGKQVSVRGIANRMKVADGTAYRAIKEAEILGLVAVNDRSGTVRVAVKGQKVANRLTFGKLAEIANADVLGGLAGLEVEFSKFVISAMQRESFKRYLSPNGLVIVGDRKEIQNLALREQNAVLVTGGFDVDQEVVNYANQLGIPLLRTSYDTFTVANRISHALANELIKKDIITIGDVFHQKRATLREEDTVKDFLDLVKKTNDSRFAVVNTYNVVVGVVAMRDVTNKKNDTPLNKVMTRANVARASMTVASVSQKMIYEGYDMMPVVYENYTYAGIITKSDLLQSLQKAQEESQVAHTFSDNIANSLVEKGSAYTVTVEPFMINSVGTIANGVFAELITQVVQRVFAKKRRRNIIIEALNMHMMGAAAIDNVLEIYPKVIGETRIGAMVDCEIYHVNNIVAKVLVNVQLT
- a CDS encoding GNAT family N-acetyltransferase; the protein is MNIYVKLAEFSIIETKRLLLRPFDLKDAEDMFDYSGNPENLKFVFAPHLSLSETRFSIANDYMKSPLGKWAIELKSEHRLIGDIHFVKISDKNQSAEIGYVLNQNYWNQGLLTEALKVLTEFSFEQFGLKKLILLIDKENVPSKKVALKSGYHLVKKFKGTNQYSKKIRDFEQYELGKSDDEIYQKNSEIGEI